TTTGGGGCGTTCAGGCAGTATCAAAAGAAGATCACGATCCTTTTGAAGAAGCTATGGATAAAGTCAAAAAAGCCAAAGGAATTGAACAGGATACAGAACTGGATGTTGATGATTTAAAAGGCTTAGTTTCAAAATTTAAGCATATATGTGAAAATTACACCGGGGAAAAATTTCCGGAAGACCCCTGGGAACAATTGTGGGACAGTATTATTGCCGTATTCGACAGTTGGAACACTCCAAGAGCTAAATACTACAGATTAATACATAAACTACCCGAAGACTGGGGTACCGCAGTAAATGTTCAGGCGATGGTATATGGCAATCTGGGTGACAATTCAGGAACCGGAGTTGCATTCACAAGGGATGCAGCAACAGGTGAAGACATTTTCAATGGTGAATTCCTGATGAATGCCCAGGGAGAAGATGTTGTATCAGGAGCAAGAACACCGCAACAGATAACTTTGGAAGGCTCAAAAAGGTGGGCTTTGTTGGCAGAAGTATCAGATGAGGAGAGAAAGAAAGTATACCCTTCCTTAGAAGAATTATTGCCGGAAGTTTATAAAGAGCTGGATGAAACTCAACAAAAAATAGAAGATCATTACAGAGAAATGCAGGATTTAGAGTTTACAATTCAAAATGGTAAACTTTGGATGTTACAAACCCGTAGCGGTAAGCGTACAGCCGCCGCAATGGTCAAAATCGCAATGGATTTCCTTCGACAGGGAATTATAAGTGAAAAAGAGGTTATCTTACGGCAAGAGCCCCAAAAATTAGATGAACTCCTCCATCCTATTTTTGACAATACATCTGTAGAAAAAGCAAATATACTGGCAAAGGGATTACCTGCCTCCCCGGGAGCTGCCACCGGTCAAATAGTATTCTTTGCCGACGAAGCAGAAAAATATGGTGATTCCATTCTCGTTAGAAACGAAACATCGCCCGAAGATCTGGAAGGAATGCATATTGCCAAAGGTATATTAACTGCCAGAGGAGGTATGACTTCGCATGCTGCAGTTGTTACCCGAGGTATGGGGAAATGCTGTATATGTGGTGCGGGATCATTAAAGATCGACTACAAATCGCGGGAAATGAATGTGAATGGAATTAAGTTTAGAGAAGGCGATTGGATATCACTAAACGGTACGGCCGGTGAAGTATACGAAGGACAATTAGACACACAGACCCCTGAATTAAGCGGTGATTTTGGTGAATTGATGAAACTTGCAGATAAATACCGTAAACTGGGAGTAAGAACAAATGCTGAAACAAAGAGAGAGAGTATTAAAGCAAGGAAATTTGGAGCTGAAGGAATTGGCCTTTGCAGAACTGAACATATGTTCTTTGAAGGTGAAAGACTGACAAGGATGAGAGAAATGATTTTGGCTCATGACGAAGAGGGCAGAAAAGCTGCTCTAAATAAACTGCTTCCCATACAAAAAAAGGATTTCAAAGATGTTCTTGAAGCAATGGCTGACTTACCTGTAACAATAAGACTTTTAGATCCTCCTTTACATGAATTTTTACCCCATGATGAAACAAGTCAGCAGGAAATGGCAGATTTGATGGGGATTTCGATCGAAGAAATCAAAGACAAAGTATCAGAATTACAGGAGTTTAACCCAATGCTCGGACACAGAGGATGTCGTTTAGGTATAACATACCCCGAAATTACTGCTATGCAGGCAAGAGCAATTATCGAAGCAGCGCTTGAACTCAAAGACAACGGCATCAATACATATCCTGAAGTAATGATCCCTTTAATAGGAACCGTTAAAGAGTTTACAATGCAGGAAAAAATTGTACGTACGGTTTTTGAAGAGGTTTTCGAAGAAAAAGGAGATAAAATTGAATATCTGGTAGGTACGATGATCGAAATTCCCAGAGCTGCTCTTACAGCTGATAAGATCGGAGAAGTAGCAGATTTTTTCTCGTTTGGAACAAACGACCTTACACAAATGGGCTTTGGTTATTCACGCGATGATGTTGCTAAATTTTTACCAATCTATATGAAAAAAGGAATATTGGAACACGATCCTTTCCAGGTAATTGATCAGGAAGGTATTGGACAATTGGTAGAAATGGGCACTTCAAAGGGAAGAAGTACCAATCCTAACCTTAAGGTTGGAATATGTGGCGAACACGGAGGAGAACCAAGTTCAGTGGAATTCTGCCACAGAGTTGGCATGGATTACGTGAGTTGCTCACCGTTCCGTGTACCTATTGCCAGACTTGCTGCAGCACA
The Bacteroidota bacterium DNA segment above includes these coding regions:
- the ppdK gene encoding pyruvate, phosphate dikinase translates to MSTKRIYTFGNGFAEGNSEMKNLLGGKGANIAEMNLIGIPVPPGFTITTEACLEYNKLGKEKSIEVLKAEVQDGIAKTEAIMGSKFGDKHNPCLFSVRSGARASMPGMMDTVLNLGLNDNTIQGLIAQSGNERFVWDSYRRFVQMFGNVVWGVQAVSKEDHDPFEEAMDKVKKAKGIEQDTELDVDDLKGLVSKFKHICENYTGEKFPEDPWEQLWDSIIAVFDSWNTPRAKYYRLIHKLPEDWGTAVNVQAMVYGNLGDNSGTGVAFTRDAATGEDIFNGEFLMNAQGEDVVSGARTPQQITLEGSKRWALLAEVSDEERKKVYPSLEELLPEVYKELDETQQKIEDHYREMQDLEFTIQNGKLWMLQTRSGKRTAAAMVKIAMDFLRQGIISEKEVILRQEPQKLDELLHPIFDNTSVEKANILAKGLPASPGAATGQIVFFADEAEKYGDSILVRNETSPEDLEGMHIAKGILTARGGMTSHAAVVTRGMGKCCICGAGSLKIDYKSREMNVNGIKFREGDWISLNGTAGEVYEGQLDTQTPELSGDFGELMKLADKYRKLGVRTNAETKRESIKARKFGAEGIGLCRTEHMFFEGERLTRMREMILAHDEEGRKAALNKLLPIQKKDFKDVLEAMADLPVTIRLLDPPLHEFLPHDETSQQEMADLMGISIEEIKDKVSELQEFNPMLGHRGCRLGITYPEITAMQARAIIEAALELKDNGINTYPEVMIPLIGTVKEFTMQEKIVRTVFEEVFEEKGDKIEYLVGTMIEIPRAALTADKIGEVADFFSFGTNDLTQMGFGYSRDDVAKFLPIYMKKGILEHDPFQVIDQEGIGQLVEMGTSKGRSTNPNLKVGICGEHGGEPSSVEFCHRVGMDYVSCSPFRVPIARLAAA